CACCCAAAATTTGCATTATATACTATATGCCATTGTCTTGGTTCTTACTACTATCATTATTTCCCTGGAAATGCAAAGTAAAGGCAGggttttagtttctttttttgtaagcTTGTGTTTGGTTTcatgcttttcatttcatttcaccgTCTCCCATCCAAccattaaacaaacaataacttCAGGTTTAACCAGTTAATGACCGAATAGGGGGCAGGCCTTTCCCCCCATTTTACAGCTATAAAATGGTATGCGCTTCCTCTACCTGTCACCTACGCTTTGGTTCTTAACAGAAAGGTAAGACCATTCATGATTTTGCTTTGAAAAGGTTTGCTGCATTGTGGTCAGTGGGAGCCGTTTTCACTttttatcaaaagaaaaattataatattagcTTTTTCACTAATGGCTCATTTTCTGAACATCTTAAAACAAATCGTCAATGACCATTCACTGCACACCTCCTACTAACTTCTATTGCATACATGATGGTGCAGTTGATAAATTTCACTTATGGTGTACATGGACTTTATCGGATTGAGTTTACTAAGTTAATACATTacattgtttcattgtttcCTTAACAACGAAGCCACTAACACCAAAGCAGACCCTAGCAACCATAAATTGAATGGCAATCCAGACTGACTTCATCATCCTTAGGATATGAAGTTTTGATATCAACAATTCAATTTCCACTATAAAGCAATTATTGTTGCATGACCCCAGGAACTACATTTTTAGAAGCAGCATTGGAATTATTGATATCAGGAATTTAATTTCCACTAATAAACACATGAATActtgatattaaaaattaaatcagaaaatagttttttcagcAGCTCTCCCCATTATTGTGGCATCAAAGAACAAGATAAACACTGAATTTCTATTGTATGGATAGTCATTTAATGAAGCTCAAATagaaatcttaaatattttgatatactGGATTTTGACTTTTAATGAGCTGTAAGATCTAATCATCAAAACTGaagcaaaaacatcttttaaaatgttttaatttacatgcaattattctaaaatatatatatggcgGTGTTACTTTTTGAAACaagttaaagaaaatatttttttttaatttttttttttttttgagacttAACTGTAGATCAAGAAATGTTGAGTGTAAATTCTTTCTTTATAGGCACACTGGGTCTGTTTAAATTACACATGCTTGTGAATACATAGCGAAAGGATCCATATTGTAACcgtaaaaatacatattactaCCTAAAGGGTACATATTGGTACCTGATTACCaagttatttgaaatacatttatttccggcctgtcctccaacaaaaaacaaccacaTAGGTCGCTTGTGCAAGAACCTTATTCTACCTATATTTACGTTTTTAAGTTAAGAATACTGatagtgatataaaaaaaatgagtgtCGTATGAagtgatgttttgtttaaattactttttacacCGATCTCATGGTAATTGAAACATACTTTACTGGGTGTAACACGTACAAATGACCACATCTGAACCTACCCGTTACAAAAATCCGGCAAAATCATGAATCTATAGCACATTTACGTTTTGTGAGCATGTTATTTCCCGAGGTATGAACCCATGCTCGTGTGATCAGTTCTATCGAGTATACTGGTATACCTGAAGTTGTACTTAATTCGCTTTAATAGTGTGAAAGTAGTGCCGAGGTTCAATTGAAGACATGGATGATAGTGTTTTTAGTATACTTTGCATGCACTTTAAATATCTCGCATTCAAAGACCGAAATTATCGATATATCACAAAATCCTTAATAATTGCTTCGTAAATGGTTCTATTGAATATGCCATagtaatttagtattttaaaagatataatttttttgttgttgttgttttgtttttccatagACTAAATTAGGAAAAGTTCATGCGTGGGGGAAACTTGTCACGGTCAAGGTGATTACAATGGAGCATTATACAGTTCCAAACAAACAAGGTGCACAGATTCCACTCAAGACTGAAGTAAGAGATAAACTTTCATGCCTCGATGTTGTTTGGGGAAATATGTTTGAAGGGGAGGATATTGATCCTCAGCTCACCTTGGAGAAAGAAGCAGAGTTCTACAGAGGAGCCCCACCACAATGGCTGAACTTCTACTGTGCTGAGAAAAACCGTACACCTTTTGTTAAGAGGgacatatacacaaaaataacgGAGGCTATccaaaagagaagagaaatgaACCATAGCATTTCCAGCATTAATGTCTTTCATCAACCAGGCAGTGGAGGTACCACACTGGCGATGCAAGTTCTCTGGGACTTGAGGAAAAAGCTCAGATGCGCACAAGTAATTGATTCAGTATCAGATTCAAAAGCAATTGCACAACAAGTGATACTTCTGTTTAATGCGGGGTATTCAGAAAACCAAAACACAGTCCTACTATTTGTGGATAACAAGGAGACAGAAGAAAACGACGAAATGGAATTTAACTCGCTGCAAGAAAATTTGATTcgaaatataaaacaaagcaacatCAGCGCAAACAGTCCTGTGGTCATCATTTTGAACTGCCTTCGAAAAAAGTACAAAGCCGGAAAGGAGAAACTAATGCTGTGTTCAAGTCTTTCGAAAGAAGAGCAGGACCGTTTCAACGCCAAGCACACAGAGGTTGTTCAGAGACATGACGGACACGACACGTTTCATGGCTTTAACATAATGCAGAGGAATTTCAGCCAATCTTACATTACAAAGGCCTGCGAATATATTAAACctttaaagagaaaaaggagaCCTCGCAATGCTCAAATGCTGTCTTTTTTGGCTTTGGTTAACTCGTATGTCCCAGGCTCATTCCTCACTGAGTCTCTGTGCCTAGAGTTCTTGGATAAGAAAAATCGCATTATTGGCCGTCCCACTTTGGAAAAGCAAATGAGGGCCTTTGCTGATCTTCTGGTCATATATTCAACGTGTGCCGGAGGGGCCAAATCTAAGGACAGGTGCATACGAATGGCACATCCGATGATCGCTGACGAGTGTCTGTCGTTGCTAACTGATGCTGGTGTAACTTTGGGTGATACAACTTTAAAAATCCTCTCAGACTTGTGCCATCAAACGGTCCAGCCTTACTTggtgaaaataattaaacagctgctaaaaaagCGAGAAACGGATCTGAAAGAAGTTGGCGAGAatcaagaaaaagaagaaaaacttcCTTTCTCCAAACTTATCCAAGATATtaaggagaaagaaaagaaatcggTATGTGTGGGACTGCTCAGGCGCGCAGCTAAGAAGTTTCCACAGGATCCATTTATTCCACAGGCTCTTGCACGTTTTTACTACATTGTACTAAACGATTATGAAAGAGCTGCATTCTGGGCAAAAACTGCTATTGACAGAGATCCAAATAATTCTTTTATCAGAGACACACTTGGACAAGTTTACAAAAACCAACTGAAGAACCAAAGCCTGTCAACACCTTCTAGAAAGATGTTACAGATTACAAAGCAAGCATTCAAAGCTtttgaagaagaggaggagactGCAGAAAAGGAACTCGAACCAGGGATGCAAGACATCTGTGTGACTAACATCTCTAAAGTTTTTAATTACAGGGGGATTTTTGGCTACATACAGGTAGCAAAAACAATTTTCTACAAGCTAGAAACTGTCAACCCAGAATGGTCTAAAGTGCTCAGACGGGAAACAAAGTCTCACAGTTTAATCCACTCCGAAAGGTGTGAAAAACACCAATATCTCCTCACAAGTTTAGGGCAAACAATTGGgaagaaatgcagttttttggAGACTTTTCTAATATACTCAAAGAAAAAGATTGATAAAGTTGATCCACAGTACACTACAACAGACACTGTGGAgtgttatgaaaaatatataaagaatgaGAAACGATTCTTTTGCAGGTCTTTTGCGGGTATGCTTTCCACTTTAAGCCATATCACGAGCGTTTCTGACCTGGAACAAATCACAGAACAATGGAAAGAGATTTATATGTGTTACCGAACTGAGAGGGAAGCTCAAAACTACATCCTTGCCAACATTATCTTGAGTCAGAAGTCTGCAAACTCCGAAATACTCCAAACAGTGCCAAAGCTCCAGGACATATTACAGAAACTTTGGGAGGGACAGAGCAAAGACAGAAGCCCAGAGTTTTACCTCTTGatccttttgttgttttggcCTGATAGGGCAAAGAAAACAGGAAACACGCCAGATCTTAAAGTGTGCGTCCAATACATGCGTGAATCATATGAGAAAACCTATCAGAAATACCTTCGCTTTCGTTACCTTGTTCCTCTCTTCTTCCTTGGAAATGGTGGAGGTTTGCAGAGACTGGTTCTCCAGACCGAGCTCACCAGTCTTCTTGATGAAGAGCATGAAATTGAAGGTCTTCAGCGTATCGAAGGGGAGATCAGAAATTATAAGGTGTTTGCTTTGAGAGGCAGAGACCAAATTGAAGTTTCACCTCACAATCCAGCCAGTGTGTACAACACGGACCTGGTCTCCTTCTACCTTGGTTTTACCATCAAAGGACCTGTTGCCTACAAAATCAGATATGTTAAGAATCGTACGTTATTATATACTTATAAcctttttttagtattaattattGATGGTTGTTTAGTTCGTgtctaatgcaaaatatttgatTCTCTACTTCTTGCAGCTGCTCAGTTTGTGGACAAACACAAGAAGAATATCATTTAGCGTGTCAAGAAGGTGGATTTTATCATAGATGACCTTCTTCCACTGATTGGCACCGAGCAATACTCAACCATCGTAACAGCTTcaacaaacaatgaaaaaattaaaagaatatacTCTGTTCTGTCAGCGGATATGAAATAAAGGACAAATTTTACCAGAGCCTTTTAAAGAATGAGCAAGACCTTATTCAAAATTTGAAGACATTATAAATTGAATATTTGGAAAGAAGATTTCCAGTTAGTGTGTACTGTAATGACGCAATATAAATAGCTGTCTGATTATCAAATATTtgacatccatccatccattattaataattctgtttttgatttttaattttcttgttTGCTCTACTCTACTTAACTATCAGTCTATTCTTTGCCTGGCATGGACTGATAATACTTTGAAAGTTTAGCAGGTAAAGTTATAAGCATAGATTCCAGGTATGGGACACTGTTTAATGGATGTCTTTCAATGTTTTTAGAATGCTCTTTTGTGATAATTTATTGACTACTTTAGTGTCTGATTCTCTGTTAGCTGTTAATTTACAAGAATTGCATAAATTGATCAGTTCCATTTACTGTAAGAGTGCATTTATTccaataaaaatcaatgttCCTTAAACTCAACTTGGGCATCTTTTGCTGCATCTGGGCCAGGACGGCATGTCATGTTTGATGGAGCGATGAATTCTGAATGATTCGATCAATTTCTAAAGAAATAGTCTTAGTCGTTTTACCAAAGAATGGTTAGAGAACATAGTAAAGCTTTATCCATCATCCGTTATTATGAAATGTTGAAGGAGCTGAAGTAAGCAGTTCATAGAAAGAAACTGCAGCTGATTCGAAGCTGGTCTGTACTGAAGAATAGGCTAAATTTCCTACATGCCACTGTTCAGGAAAGTTACAAGAAACATTATTGCTGCTAAATGGGGACATACATGCAGATATGAAACACTGGATCATCTTTCTCAATTCCATGGTGCTGGTGCTTTGTTCCCTTTCAATGTGGATCAGGTGAATGGAGGCCGTCAGACATGCAAACGTAATACAAACTTTTCATTCTGGAAGTTTTGTTAATCAAATTTTGCATTCATGTGTATCCATGTATCCTGGGTAGAATGTGAGGGTTTTTATTTGTGCTGACACTAAAAATGACCCAGCAGCTGAGACGCAGGAAAATGACCCAAAAGCAGtgaaacttatatatatatatatatatatatatatatatatatatatatatatatatatatatatatatatatatatatatatatatatatatatatatagtcgcATTGTAAgaaaattctgagaaaaactgtaaaaatttcAAGGTAAAAAGtcgctatttatttatttcttgttcAGTTATTTCTTAAATCCATGAGGGAGTATTGTATTGTATCATAACAAATGTATGACTATGATACTTTTCTGTAtccaatgtatttttttaacattatatcagaTGTTGCAGGTGTTTGACTGCTCTCAGCACCCATAATGTAAGTTCACAGATTCACATGTAAATGATGAAGATTTGAATTCAAAGGTCACAGGTTCGACCCTCTGGTCTGGCCGGGATTGTAGGTGACTTGATGGGATCTGCTCCAAACTTCTTCCTGGGCTCCGCAGCAAAAAAAGGCTACCCACtgctctgggtgtgtgtgtgtgtgtgtgtgtgtgtgtgtttgtttactaCTACTTGGATGCGACAAATGCAGACCACACGTTTATGGGAAGCCATGATGCAATGTTTGAATTACAGAGTCTTAaccaacatttaaaatatcccTTTATCATCTGACGATAAAGACATGCAGTAATTATTACCAGAGAGAGATGATAGGTTTTACTTATCATCAGTTTCCaaagaacagcaacaaaaacctGATTAATGCGTTTTGTTTGCCTGCCTTTGGCAGCAGTGTCGTTTTCATTTGCAcgtaatcatattttaataaggATCAATAGAAAGGAAGGTTAACAGGCTACATTTAGCATTTATCAGTAGCCTACcttgaataaaataagtaaacagACAGGAATATGCGAATATTGTGAACAAGAGGAAACTAGGGATACTGGGAACAGAAGGAGAGGGACAAGGAGTAGCAAGAAAGCATAATTGCAatttctcaatgggattaataAGCAGAATATGAGCATTCAAAAGATATGATGGTACACAATCTTGTACGTAGGTGGCGGTATGCACCTAAAAGTTGTTTGTATTCCGCCATTAACAAAGAGAAGAAGAATTAAAAGCGAAAGAGAGATTGAGAAAGAGATAcgtatatttctttcttttttttaatgttattattaatattttaatggctATAGTAGAATGGCgattttgttcttttatgttttttttgttttattccacCACGGTAAGACATTTGTATGTGATCTGCCTGCTAACGACAACGTTTATTGCTTTTCGGATCGCTTTACTACAGTACTGAGGTGTTTTCGGCGCTACGGTCGGACTTCCGCCTTCTAATATTTTGctcatatacatttaaaagacaattaaaattGTGATAAGATCAGCTTAGGCGATGGATAGGATAGACTGTCAAAGTAAAATTGATCAAACTTTATCTATAAGTAATATGCCTTAACTTTTGAGTAAATATCGATGCATACGTTAGTGTAAAGAAATCATCAGATGTTGCCTACATTGATGGTAATGTGAGCTTTGGTTAAAACCTgatataaaactgtaaataaagtcGTATGCAAAAATGTAAGCACTCTttgcaaaatgtgaaaaatcttaACAAAATGTCAATGTTCCTGAGTTAAAGTGAACACCgttcttcaaaaaaaatatcCCTCATTTCCTGCCGATTCTTTAGTTTTCCAGcatcttttgcatatttgaaccctttccaactgacttttgagatttttagatcatttttttttacaccaaggACAGTTCAGGGACTCTAAAGCTATTAAAAAGGTTCAAACATTCACTGATGCTCTAGAAGGAaacaagattattattttgttaaaataatttttgttcatataGTACTAAACAATTACTGAGTACTCAACCAAAGATACCTGCATGTTTCCAGAAGACAGATCGAGTGCAATTTACCTCAATCTTCAAATTTAATAGGTTTTACCTCCGGCTCTTAATGCCTCTTGCTTCTCAAACTTTTGAGGGGggttatttgaataatttagctatttttatcGTCTTATGgactatatgtaaatatatattttgtgtaaaaaaaaataaaaataaaataaaatcttactcaggacagtactatatacaaaatgcatgcacTTTGTATAATCCGTGTTATTTTGTTAAGAATTTTCACAGATTCTGCAAGGGGTGCACAAACTTTTGCATACCACTGCATACATCGTCTCACATGTACTCAAAGTAGTCTTACggaaattaaccatggttttttaatcatttttgtagctaaaccatggttaatttgtgAAGTTGCTGAAGATTGTTAACAAGAATTGTGTACTGTACTTGTATGAatgctgtttttcattcacttgATATCCAATGATATAGTGACTTATCTAGTGACACTAATGCCATAGGTGGAAAAAACAAGCTGTATAAcattgaacatttttgtttattttacttttgtttggcTCGTAATtaacttttcatttctttttcaggtttttttggtGTTGTTACTATTGGATTATTAGTGGTGGAGGGAGATCCAGTCACATTAAACACTTACGTTGAAACAAAGGAACAAGAAGAGATTAAATGGTATTTTAGTGACATTCGAATAGCTGAAATCAGTGGCGATCTCAGTGATATCTGTACAGATGTTCAGTGTAATGACGGCACTGAGacattcagagacagactgaagctggatcatcagaccggatctctgaccatcacggacaccagaaccacagactctggactCTATGAACTAAAGATCATCAGCAGCTCCGGCTTCAGTGAAAAGACCTTTAATGTTACCGTTTACGGTGAGTCActgaatgaatgtttaaaagctGAGT
This window of the Puntigrus tetrazona isolate hp1 chromosome 22, ASM1883169v1, whole genome shotgun sequence genome carries:
- the LOC122327314 gene encoding sterile alpha motif domain-containing protein 9-like, whose amino-acid sequence is MEHYTVPNKQGAQIPLKTEVRDKLSCLDVVWGNMFEGEDIDPQLTLEKEAEFYRGAPPQWLNFYCAEKNRTPFVKRDIYTKITEAIQKRREMNHSISSINVFHQPGSGGTTLAMQVLWDLRKKLRCAQVIDSVSDSKAIAQQVILLFNAGYSENQNTVLLFVDNKETEENDEMEFNSLQENLIRNIKQSNISANSPVVIILNCLRKKYKAGKEKLMLCSSLSKEEQDRFNAKHTEVVQRHDGHDTFHGFNIMQRNFSQSYITKACEYIKPLKRKRRPRNAQMLSFLALVNSYVPGSFLTESLCLEFLDKKNRIIGRPTLEKQMRAFADLLVIYSTCAGGAKSKDRCIRMAHPMIADECLSLLTDAGVTLGDTTLKILSDLCHQTVQPYLVKIIKQLLKKRETDLKEVGENQEKEEKLPFSKLIQDIKEKEKKSVCVGLLRRAAKKFPQDPFIPQALARFYYIVLNDYERAAFWAKTAIDRDPNNSFIRDTLGQVYKNQLKNQSLSTPSRKMLQITKQAFKAFEEEEETAEKELEPGMQDICVTNISKVFNYRGIFGYIQVAKTIFYKLETVNPEWSKVLRRETKSHSLIHSERCEKHQYLLTSLGQTIGKKCSFLETFLIYSKKKIDKVDPQYTTTDTVECYEKYIKNEKRFFCRSFAGMLSTLSHITSVSDLEQITEQWKEIYMCYRTEREAQNYILANIILSQKSANSEILQTVPKLQDILQKLWEGQSKDRSPEFYLLILLLFWPDRAKKTGNTPDLKVCVQYMRESYEKTYQKYLRFRYLVPLFFLGNGGGLQRLVLQTELTSLLDEEHEIEGLQRIEGEIRNYKVFALRGRDQIEVSPHNPASVYNTDLVSFYLGFTIKGPVAYKIRYVKNPAQFVDKHKKNII